One Cicer arietinum cultivar CDC Frontier isolate Library 1 chromosome 8, Cicar.CDCFrontier_v2.0, whole genome shotgun sequence DNA segment encodes these proteins:
- the LOC101497344 gene encoding uncharacterized protein, giving the protein MSLQEQPMQQQQQPQPQQQQQQPVQVYPTTVTYQSPPEPDHNSSNGSFGSVFVVLAIIIIISAVACCLGRLCSRRGRNHNHKNVKQQKQNHNNSRPKEVDIEFGFDKKIAASKPIHSHAASKPIHAHASSKPIHGHGGVRTQKPVVHGHDMKSFEIKLGPPQGKFRPGA; this is encoded by the coding sequence ATGTCTTTACAAGAACAACCAatgcagcaacaacaacaaccacaaccacaacaacaacaacagcaaCCAGTTCAAGTGTATCCAACCACTGTCACATACCAATCACCACCTGAACCTGACCACAATTCTTCAAATGGTTCATTTGGGTCAGTTTTTGTTGTCTTAGccatcataataataatttctgcTGTTGCTTGTTGTCTTGGTAGGCTTTGCAGCCGCCGCGGCCGTAACCACAATCACAAAAATGTTAAGCAACAAAAGCAGAACCATAATAACTCACGTCCAAAAGAAGTTGATATTGAATTTgggtttgataaaaaaattgcaGCTTCTAAGCCTATTCATTCACATGCAGCTTCTAAGCCTATTCATGCACATGCATCTTCTAAGCCTATTCATGGACATGGAGGAGTTAGAACACAGAAGCCAGTTGTTCATGGTCATGATATGAAGAGTTTTGAAATAAAGCTTGGTCCTCCTCAAGGAAAGTTTAGGCCAGGTGCATAA
- the LOC101498003 gene encoding uncharacterized protein: MQTVSVSPRSEVSGKFENDFFEKLKIEDENVENEVKHDEVEEEYDEEEEFTFVFADPNGSPISADDVFDHGQIRPIFPIFGQDLMFTDEYDSESGNRSPVKKIFVESPSKATTTSAAVEGEYCEWNPQKAVKSNSTGSSKLWKFRDPKLRSNSDGKDAFVFLNPAKVEKTSSGEAKNVVVKKVKMVKGKTTSAHEKHYVMNKARKESDKRKSYLPYRQELFGFNLD; the protein is encoded by the exons ATGCAAACCGTTTCGGTTTCACCTCGCAGCGAGGTTTCTGGAAAGTtcgaaaatgatttttttgaaaaacttaaaatcGAAGATGAAAATGTAGAAAACGAAGTTAAGCACGATGAGGTAGAAGAGGAATACGACGAAGAAGAAGAGTTTACCTTCGTTTTCGCAGATCCTAATGGCTCGCCGATTTCCGCTGACGATGTGTTCGATCACGGTCAGATACGTCCGATTTTTCCTATTTTCGGTCAGGATCTAATGTTCACCGACGAGTATGACAGCGAATCTGGTAACCGCTCGCCAGTGAAGAAGATCTTCGTTGAATCGCCGTCAAAGGCGACGACGACTTCTGCGGCGGTGGAAGGGGAGTACTGCGAGTGGAATCCGCAAAAAGCGGTGAAGAGCAACTCAACAGGATCGTCGAAACTGTGGAAGTTTCGCGATCCGAAGCTTCGAAGCAACAGCGACGGCAAAGACGCGTTCGTGTTCTTAAATCCGGCGAAGGTAGAGAAAACGAGTTCCGGTGAAGCGAAAAACGTCGTCGTTAAGAAGGTGAAAATGGTGAAGGGGAAAACGACGTCGGCGCATGAGAAACATTATGTGATGAATAAAGCGAGAAAGGAAAGTGATAAACGCAAATCTTATTTGCCGTATAGACAAGAGCTGTTTGG GTTTAATTTGGATTAA
- the LOC101497672 gene encoding proline-rich receptor-like protein kinase PERK15: protein MAEENKSNSSSSHSEKASAPSPSSSFIPTLEDSDSPEKAPSKPPPSPPLAPPPHSPPPPPPPSPSHPPPPPPSPSPPPPQQHAPPPHSPPPPPKVSPPPPHRSSPPPTPLSSPPPPSSSPPSPSPPPPEVNSPPPPPSPSHPQSPPPSPPSPQAPSIPSPSSHISPPPPQNHPPPPQNHPPPQSSQTTPPSSHSKPNSPPPKSHSISKPQSSNGNHTGQYIAIAFAAILIVAFIAIIFFFVLRRKDKRGGNMPPSRKSQMKGDVHYYVDSPGYGYRNHGGVIHHLRTPSDPNQQPLSAGQIAYSYEKIVEITNGFSSENVIGEGGFGRVYKASMPDGKVGAVKLLKAGSGQGEREFRAEVDIISRVHHRHLVSLLGYCISEQQRVLIYEFVPNGNLDQHLHESEWSVLDWPKRMKIAIGAARGLAYLHEGCNPRIIHRDIKSANILLDNAYEAQVADFGLARLTDDANTHVSTRVMGTFGYMAPEYATSGKLTDRSDVFSFGVVLLELITGRKPVDPTQPVGDESLVEWARPLLLRAIETGDFSDLVDPRLQKQYVESEMLKMIEAAAACVRHSAPKRPRMVQIARALDSGDQIYDLSNGIKYGQSTVYDSGQYNEDIMRFRRMANGSFGESDFDMCSIEYSSKVPQSSSGVDSEIRTFQGQKNTIDNKS from the exons ATGGCTGAAGAAAATAAATCTAATAGTTCATCTTCTCATTCAGAAAAAGCTTCTGCTCCGTCTCCATCTTCATCATTTATACCAACATTAGAAGACTCAGATTCTCCGGAAAAAGCGCCATCAAAGCCTCCGCCCTCGCCGCCATTGGCACCGCCACCACAttctccaccaccaccaccaccaccttcGCCTTCTCATCCTCCACCACCTCCTCCGTCTCCATCACCACCTCCACCACAACAGCACGCTCCACCTCCGCATTCTCCACCACCTCCACCAAAAGTTTCACCTCCACCACCTCATCGGTCGTCACCGCCTCCAACACCATTATCATCTCCGCCACCTCCATCATCGTCACCACCATCACCATCACCACCGCCGCCCGAAGTTAACTCTCCCCCTCCCCCTCCTTCACCATCACACCCTCAATCCCCTCCTCCATCTCCTCCATCTCCTCAAGCTCCATCCATACCTTCTCCCTCTTCCCACATTAGTCCTCCGCCACCGCAAAACCATCCTCCGCCACCGCAAAACCATCCTCCGCCGCAATCTTCACAGACCACTCCCCCAAGCTCCCATTCAAAACCAAACTCTCCACCACCTAAAAGCCACTCAATATCCAAACCACAATCCTCCAATGGAAACCATACAGGACAATACATTGCTATAGCTTTCGCAGCAATTTTGATTGTCGCCTTTATTGCCATCATCTTTTTTTTCGTGTTAAGAAGGAAAGACAAACGAGGGGGGAATATGCCACCCTCTAGAAAATCTCAAATGAAAGGAG ATGTACATTACTATGTAGACTCACCTGGTTATGGTTATAGGAACCATGGAGGTGTAATCCATCATTTGAGAACTCCTTCAGACCCAAATCAACAACCCCTAAGTGCTGGACAAATAGCTTATAGTTATGAAAAAATTGTGGAAATTACTAATGGATTTTCGAGCGAAAACGTAATAGGAGAAGGTGGTTTTGGGCGTGTTTACAAGGCTTCAATGCCAGATGGTAAAGTTGGCGCTGTTAAGTTGTTGAAAGCTGGTAGTGGTCAAGGAGAAAGGGAATTTAGAGCAGAGGTTGATATTATTAGTCGTGTTCATCATCGACATTTGGTATCGTTGCTTGGTTATTGTATATCTGAACAACAAAGAGTTCTTATTTATGAGTTTGTTCCTAATGGGAATCTTGATCAACATTTGCATG AAAGTGAATGGAGTGTTTTGGATTGGCCTAAGAGGATGAAGATAGCAATTGGTGCTGCAAGGGGACTAGCATATCTACATGAAGGAT gCAATCCAAGGATTATTCATAGAGATATTAAGTCAGCAAATATACTTTTGGATAATGCATACGAGGCACAG GTTGCAGACTTTGGACTTGCAAGGCTAACCGATGATGCTAATACTCATGTATCAACTAGAGTGATGGGTACTTTTGG ATACATGGCTCCAGAGTATGCGACGAGTGGAAAATTAACGGATAGATCCGATGTTTTCTCATTTGGAGTTGTCCTTCTTGAGCTTATAACTGGAAGAAAACCTGTTGATCCAACACAACCTGTTGGAGATGAGAGTTTAGTTGAATGG GCTCGTCCACTTCTGCTTCGTGCAATTGAAACAGGTGACTTTAGTGATCTTGTAGACCCAAGGCTTCAAAAGCAATACGTCGAAAGCGAAATGCTCAAAATGATTGAAGCAGCTGCAGCATGCGTTCGACATTCCGCGCCAAAACGACCTCGTATGGTTCAG ATTGCAAGAGCCTTAGACAGTGGAGATCAAATATATGATCTATCAAATGGAATAAAATATGGTCAAAGCACAGTTTATGATTCTGGACAGTACAATGAAGACATAATGAGATTTAGAAGAATGGCTAATGGAAGTTTTGGTGAATCCGATTTTGATATGTGCAGCATAGAATATAGTTCAAAAGTCCCACAAAGTTCAAGTGGTGTTGATTCAGAAATTAGAACTTTCCAAGGCCAAAAAAATACTATTGATAACAAATCTTGA
- the LOC101498333 gene encoding type 2 DNA topoisomerase 6 subunit B-like yields the protein MEFSSAQKLCLHLISSAYQRCRLSEQICRLSVVLTCSSSSHSSLRISISDTGIGSSLEEFQDLRLSFTNVADNWDGILSIKTTRIIDSKIHNYQINLKESSSSRITELPSDTKHGAKFSGSEVCLSSFINPDLLLAEIHSLLEKMLILKVPNVAIQLIAEDCDMPESRYEKVFLANTCKQLPISASSLEHLKSGLNEYVLKHGNNLSNKCNSCFTSWEELKVGSGVASCTENRLNTELVMEAVIVISNMSIQNTTCIREYGDKTEVLYFKDFSPCAISQSSLKALKSIDWKRYGLHFGGIVEQDGIALLEWENLPTDTRIDIVLHSYLKQTVIPTPRKTSQLDRNLVKKAVKLSLDDLKAKHSGDFLSSRALQIRNYAPDLAQTIAGLILSSSDLDFQRECFSLLGLQSQDVGAEIMENSIKEKIVSVIEMNDNEPDKPKEIAPFLFEEDDHIQELEVEFQENDFSPLDLDMF from the exons ATGGAGTTTTCTTCAGCTCAGAAACTTTGCTTACAC TTAATATCTTCAGCGTATCAGAGATGCCGATTATCGGAGCAGATTTGTAGACTTTCAGTTGTTCTCACTTGCTCTTCATCTTCGCATTCTTCTCTTCGAATTTCTA TCTCTGATACTGGCATAGGGAGCAGCTTAGAGGAATTTCAAGACTTGAGGTTGTCTTTCACAAATGTTGCTGATAATTGGG ATGGAATACTTTCTATCAAAACCACCA GAATTATTGATAGCAAGATACATAATTATCAGATAAATCTGAAAGAAAGTAGTTCATCCAGAATAACGGAATTACCTTCAGACACAAAACACGGTGCAAAATTCAG TGGTAGTGAAGTTTGCCTCTCTTCTTTTATTAACCCTGATCTCTTACTGGCTGAAATTCATAGCCTCCTAGAGAAG ATGCTGATTCTAAAGGTTCCT AATGTTGCAATTCAACTAATAGCAGAAGATTGCGATATGCCTGAATCACGATATGAAAAGGTTTTTCTTGCAAATACGTGCAAGCAGTTACCAATCTCAGCATCAAGTCTTGAACATCTTAAGTCAGGACTCAACGAATATGTACTAAAGCATGGAAATAATTTAAGTAACAAATGCAACTCTTGCTTCACAAGTTG GGAGGAGCTCAAAGTTGGGAGTGGGGTGGCTAGCTGCACTGAAAACCGTCTAAACACTGAACTGGTGATGGAAGCGGTCATAGTAATAAGTAATATGTCAATTCAGAACACTACATGCATCAGGGAATATGGTGACAAAACAGAG GTTTTGTATTTCAAGGACTTTTCACCATGTGCAATATCTCAATCATCTTTGAAGGCATTGAAAAGCATTGACTGGAAAAGATATGGTTTGCATTTTGGGGGTATAGTAGAGCAAGATGGCATTGCATTACTAGAATGGGAAAACTTGCCTACTGATACTCGCATTGATATTGTTCTCCACTCATATCTAAAACA GACCGTGATACCCACGCCAAGGAAGACGTCTCAACTTGATAGAAACCTTGTAAAAAAAGCTGTTAAACTTTCTCTGGATGACTTGAAGGCTAAGCATTCTGGGGATTTTCTAAGTTCCCGTGCCCTCCAG ATCCGCAATTATGCCCCTGATCTAGCTCAAACAATTGCTGGACTGATTTTGTCTTCAAGTGACTTAGATTTCCAGAGAGAATGTTTTTCTCTACTTGGATTACAGTCTCAAGATGTTGGAGCTGAAATCATGGAAAACAGTATCAAGGAAAAGATTGTTTCAGTTATAGAGATGAACGACAATGAGCCCGACAAACCTAAAGAAATTGCGccttttctttttgaggaggaTGATCATATCCAGGAACTGGAAGTAGAGTTTCAAGAAAACGATTTCAGCCCCTTGGACTTGGATATGTTTTAA